In a single window of the Bufo bufo chromosome 5, aBufBuf1.1, whole genome shotgun sequence genome:
- the LOC121001186 gene encoding uncharacterized protein LOC121001186, translated as MREVANSAKNANLGMNVPCVAGAMGLADVLEGVDKGGGIVLQKGQTPVRVERMVGHLNRYPNQELAEFLYSGFKFGFHIPSHPLPVLEKRKNLRSALQFPDIVTGKLAKEVSLGRMDGPFVTSPISNLRVSPLGLIPKKEPNKFRLIHHLSFPKGASVNEGIDPELCSVVYASFDAAVEWVRKLGPGTLLAKCDIEAAFRLLPVHPDSLYLLGCFWNGAYFVDRCLPMGCSISCAYFERFSSFLEWVVVQESGCHSVIHYLDDFLCLGPGGSRVCSLLLSTLQSVFECFGVPLAVDKTVGPATELSFLGIVIDTQRMECRLPVDKVSDLRTEVAAALTAKKIRLRDLQSLLGKLNFACRILPMGRIFSRRLASATGGVVSPHHFIRLGSELKGDLKVWDSFLKQFNGRALVMGGVVDAFDFELFTDAAGGAGFGAYCEGQWCAGRWPESWVRKGWVKNVALLELFPIVLAVTLWGEKFRHKKVRFHCDNLGVVQAINSVTASSPPVICLLQQLVLRCLSLNAWVFAVHVPGSSNCIADALSRFQWERFRQLAPEASQVGLVCPESLWEILEVMPRY; from the exons atgaggGAAGTTGCAAATTCGGCCAAAAATGCAAATTTAGGCATGAATGTTCcgtgtgtggcgggggccatggggctagcagatgttttagagggggtagacaaagggggggggatagTTTTGCAAAAGGGGCAGACCCCAGTGCGAGTGGAAAGGATGGTGGGGCATCTAAATAGATATCCGAACCAGGAGTTAGCTGAATTTTTGTATTCAGGGTTTAAGTTCGGTTTTCATATACCTTCACACCCGTTACCAGTCTTAGAGAAGCGGAAGAATTTGCGCTCGGCATTGCAGTTCCCGGACATAGTGACAGGAAAGTTAGCTAAAGAGGTTTCCCTAGGGAGGATGGATGGTCCGTTTGTTACATCACCCATCAGTAACTTGCGAGTTTCCCCTTTGGGTTTGAtccctaagaaggagcctaataAATTTAGGCTCATCCACCATTTATCATTCCCtaagggtgcgtcggtcaatgagggcatTGACCCGGAACTTTGTTCTGTGGTTTATGcttcctttgatgcggctgtggaaTGGGTAAGGAAGCTGGGTCCGGGTACCCTGTTGGCAAAATGTGACATTGAAGCGGCATTTCGGTTGTTGCCAGTTCACCCGGATAGTTTGTATTTACTGGGTTGTTTTTGGAATGGCgcatattttgtggataggtgtttgccaatgggctgTTCAATATCGTGTGCATATTTTGAGCGTTTTAGTTCTTTTCTGGAGTGGGTGGTGGTTCAGGAATCAGGTTGTCACTCTgtcattcattatttggatgatttcctgTGTTTGGGGCCGGGGGGATCTAGGGTTTGTTCGTTGTTGTTATCCACATTACAGTCTGTTTTTGAGTGTTTTGGAGTCCCGTTAGCggtggacaaaacggtggggccgGCTACTGAGCTAAGCTTTTTGGGTATTGTCATAGATACAcagcggatggagtgtaggctaccAGTAGACAAAGTGTCAGATTTAAGAACAGAGGTGGCGGCGGCATTGACAGCAAAAAAGATTCGTCTGCGGGACCTGCAGTCTTTGTTGGGCAAATTAAATTTTGCATGCAGAATCCTACCTATGGGCCGCATTTTTAGTAGGAGGTTGGCTTCGGCGACAGGAGGGGTGGTGTCTCCCCACCATTTTATTAGACTAGGCAGTGAGTTGAAAGGGGATTTGAAAGTTTGGGATTCCTTTTTAAAACAGTTTAATGGCAGAGCATTAGTTATGGGGGGGGTGGTTGATGCGTTTGATTTCGAATTGTTTACGGATGCTGCGGGTGGAGCGGGTTTTGGGGCGTACTGTgaagggcagtggtgtgcgggtcggTGGCCTGAGTCCTGGGTACGAAAAGGGTGGGTAAAAAACGTGGCATTGTTGGAACTCTTCCCCATTGTGTTGGCAGTCACGCTCTGGGGGGAGAAGTTTCGGCACAAGAAGGTTCGTttccattgtgacaacttgggagTTGTGCAAGCCATCAACAGTGTAACGGCTTCTTCCCCCCCAGTTATTTGCCTATTGCAGCAGTTGGTTCTCCGGTGCTTGTCCCTTAATGCTTGGGTGTTTGCGGTGCATGTGCCTGGTTCCTCTAACTGTATAGCTGACgcactttctcgttttcagtgggagcggtttcgccAGCTGGCCCCGGAGGCGAGTCAGGTCGGATTGGTGTGTCCAGAGTCGTTGTGGGAGATCCTGGAG GTGATGCCCCGTTATTAG